The genomic window GAGGAGGTGGAGGGGGCGGTCGCGGTCGCGGCGGCGGCCTGCGGGGCATCGGCGGGGGACTGGCACGTCGGGCCGGTCTTCCGGGGCGAGCTCGGCTTCCACCAGTATGTGGTAGAGTTCGTCGGAGATCCGCCCGATCCGGACGAGTTCCGGAGGCGGCTCGACGCCGACCTGTCGCGTCGGAACGCCGACTACCTGGCCCACCGGGCCGAGGGCGTCGGGCTGCCGCTCCCCGCGCTGATCGTCGCGCGGGAGGGCTCCTTCGCATCCTGGATGCGGGCGAGGGGGAAGCTGGGCGGCCAGAACAAGGTGCCGAGGATGGATTCCGGGGGGAAGCTGACGGCCGACCTGGTGGAGTATCTGCAGGGCCAGGGCCTGATCGAGCGCGAGGTCGCCGCGGGCTGAGCCCGCAGCACGCGGCGGTCGCGGGTCCCGAACCGGTCAGGCGGCGCGGGTCTTCTCGGCGACGAGGTCGGCGATCTGGCGGATCGAGTCGAGGTGGTCCACCCCGGCCTCGTGGGCCTCGACGGTGATGTTGTAGTGGTCCTCGAGGAACGTCACCAGCTTCAGCGTGGTGATCGAGTCCAGGATGCCCCCGGTGATCAGGGGGGTTTGATCGGTCAGCTCGGCGGGGTCCTCCCCGGGGAGGAACTCGTCGAGGATATAGGCGTGTACGGTCTTCTCGATACCTTCCATGACACCCTCTGGGACGGACTCCGGGACGTGCGCAGGTCCCTGCGCGTAAGGGGCTGCGGCACGTTATGAATTCCTGCCACTTTGGTCAATCTCGGGTTTTCGCTGATGGTCCCCTCCTGATCTGCCGATTCCGTAGGGTAAGCACGGCGGCCCGCCCTCCGCCCTCCATCGTCCGCTGCGCATGGCCGGACGGTGCGAGGCAGCCGGACGGGTTCCATTCTCCGAGGTGCCCGGCTCATGATCGCAGGGATGCCACATGCCCGCCCCCGGCGTCCGTCCACGGCCCTCGCCGTGGCGGCCCTGGTCCTTTGCCTTGCCCCTGGTTGCGCGCAGCATTCGCGTCGCAAGGAGGTGGACCGGATCCCGGACAGGGGGGTGATCGATCCGGCGCAGCCGCGCGAGCTGGACAAGACGACGATGCCGCGCTACGTGATCGAGCCGCCGGATGAGCTCGACGTCACGATCCGGCCGGCCCCGCCGGACTGGATCCAGAACAGCATCGTCGTCCAGCAGGACGGGATGATCGACCTCGGCTTCGCCGGCGAGGTCTACGTCGTGGGCCTCAGCGTCGGCGAGGCGGAGCACCGGATCGCCCAGGAGCTGAACGCCGCGGCGGCGAGGCAGGGGCAGAAGCCGGAGCAGCCCTACAAGGTCTCGGTCCGGGTCACCAATCCGCAGAGCAAGTTCTATTACGTGATGGGCACGGTGAACTCGCAGGGCCGGTTCCCGATCAAGGGGAACGAGACGGCCCTGGACGCCATCCTCCTGGCGGGGCTGAAGTCGAACAGCCTTCCGGAGAAGAGCTACCTGGTCCGCCCCCACCCGCCGGGGCAGCCCGACACGGTCCTCAAGATCGACTGGTGCGCCATCCGCGAGCGGGGCGACACCCTCACCAACTACCAGCTCCTCCCCGGCGACCGCATCGTCGTCCCGGGGACGAAGCCGCCCGGCCTGATCTCCACGCTGATCGGCCAGTGACCGCCGTTCAGGCGTCGATCCGGTTGGGCATCGGGACGACGGGCGTGAGCATGCCGATCTTGGCAGTGATGTAGTACACCACGAAACCAACAACAAACGCAGCGACGGGCGCGGCCGGGACATCAGGGATTGCCTCCTGCCACTTGTGCAGGTTGGGCATAACGCCGACAAAAAACCCCAGAGCCCATGCGATCCAACCGGCCGGGTTGAATCCCGCCCGCGGCCCACTCCAGCGATTGCCGGCCAGCAGATAGTCGGCGACCATTGCCCCGCAGATCGGTCCGAATGACGCGCCGATGATGCCGAAGACGACCGGCAGCTTCCCCGCGATCCCCGTGATCGCCAGGGCCATGCTTACGATCGCCCCGATTCCCACCGAGATGAACGGGTTCACCCTCGGCATGACGGTCTTGAAACTGTTAGCCGCGATAAACGACGAGAAGCAGGCTCCAGGGAAGGACGCCAGCGTCAGGCCGATCATGATTGCTTTGTAGAGGCTGGGCGAAAGCTTCGTCGCCAGGGCATCGGTGACCTGCAGGGTATCCACGGCATCGTTTGAGGCCGGAACTTGAAGGGCGCCGCTGGCGAGGGCCCCGGCAAGAGCGATAGCCGCGATGCCCATGGTGAGGACGATGGCCCCAATGATGCCGACGTATCCGCCCATCTGGA from Aquisphaera giovannonii includes these protein-coding regions:
- a CDS encoding acyl carrier protein, producing MEGIEKTVHAYILDEFLPGEDPAELTDQTPLITGGILDSITTLKLVTFLEDHYNITVEAHEAGVDHLDSIRQIADLVAEKTRAA
- a CDS encoding polysaccharide biosynthesis/export family protein, which translates into the protein MPHARPRRPSTALAVAALVLCLAPGCAQHSRRKEVDRIPDRGVIDPAQPRELDKTTMPRYVIEPPDELDVTIRPAPPDWIQNSIVVQQDGMIDLGFAGEVYVVGLSVGEAEHRIAQELNAAAARQGQKPEQPYKVSVRVTNPQSKFYYVMGTVNSQGRFPIKGNETALDAILLAGLKSNSLPEKSYLVRPHPPGQPDTVLKIDWCAIRERGDTLTNYQLLPGDRIVVPGTKPPGLISTLIGQ